A genomic region of Desulfosarcina ovata subsp. ovata contains the following coding sequences:
- a CDS encoding branched-chain amino acid ABC transporter permease, whose product MTLNFLMQNLINALQWGSFYALIALGYSMVYSILMLFNFAHGDIFMVGAYIGLGVALGLLSLFGTGAAAILPGWLLLVLTILISMFLTAFVGIIVERVGYRPLREAPRASAAITGLMIGIILETSNILFLGGSRLKFPQLIQSVTYNIGGVYVTNKKIMIVLVSIGLMLALHQLISHTKWGMAMRAMAYDYVVVPLVGVPMNTIAAMTFAIGSALAAAAGILFGLAYPVLDPYMGVSFGWKAFVAAILGGRGSIMGACIAGFMLGFIEIMTVPAIQIMNRLFSLNIGSNLRDLIAYSIVLVILIFRPHGLFGQAYSAKLRL is encoded by the coding sequence ATGACCCTTAACTTTCTGATGCAGAACCTGATCAATGCCCTGCAGTGGGGCAGTTTCTACGCCCTGATCGCCCTGGGGTACTCTATGGTGTACAGCATCCTGATGCTCTTCAACTTCGCCCATGGGGATATCTTCATGGTGGGCGCTTACATCGGCCTGGGTGTGGCCCTGGGGCTGCTCTCCCTCTTCGGCACGGGTGCGGCGGCCATTCTGCCCGGCTGGCTACTGCTGGTGTTGACCATTCTGATTTCCATGTTCCTGACCGCTTTCGTGGGAATCATCGTCGAACGGGTCGGGTACCGCCCCCTGCGCGAGGCCCCGCGGGCCTCGGCGGCCATTACCGGCCTGATGATCGGCATCATTCTGGAGACGTCCAATATTCTCTTTCTCGGCGGGTCGCGCCTCAAGTTTCCGCAACTGATTCAATCGGTCACCTACAACATCGGCGGGGTCTATGTGACCAACAAGAAGATCATGATCGTGCTGGTCTCCATCGGCCTGATGCTGGCCCTGCACCAGTTGATCTCGCACACCAAGTGGGGCATGGCCATGCGCGCCATGGCCTACGACTACGTGGTCGTGCCCCTGGTGGGGGTGCCCATGAACACCATCGCGGCCATGACCTTTGCCATCGGATCGGCCCTGGCCGCGGCGGCCGGGATCCTTTTCGGCCTGGCCTATCCGGTTCTGGATCCCTATATGGGCGTCAGCTTCGGCTGGAAAGCATTCGTGGCGGCGATTTTGGGTGGACGGGGATCGATCATGGGCGCCTGTATCGCCGGGTTCATGCTCGGGTTCATCGAAATCATGACCGTGCCGGCGATCCAGATCATGAACCGGCTCTTCTCGCTCAACATCGGCTCCAACCTGAGGGATCTGATCGCCTACTCCATCGTTCTGGTGATCCTGATTTTCCGGCCCCACGGGCTGTTTGGACAGGCGTACAGCGCCAAGCTACGACTCTAA
- a CDS encoding ABC transporter ATP-binding protein — protein MPLLHVTDMSINFGGLQAVADYHLSLDPGQITGLIGPNGAGKTTIFNLITGIYRPTKGSVQFDGQEITGKKPNETAAMGLARTFQEMKLWRHMTVLEHIKMARYSKLSYGLLGAFLDTPRRRREEREATELSMEYLKMFAVDQFADQLVVNLPYGAQRRVEMARAMVIEPKVLLLDEPTVGMTPDEMMAMIEVVRKAHERFNLAIFLIEHRLKVVHELCQHVQALVFGRVLVEGTPADVQNHPKVIEAYIGEQEVEF, from the coding sequence ATGCCACTGCTTCACGTTACCGACATGAGTATCAATTTCGGCGGGCTGCAGGCGGTGGCCGACTACCACCTCAGCCTCGATCCCGGCCAGATCACCGGGCTGATCGGCCCCAACGGTGCCGGCAAAACCACAATTTTCAACCTGATCACCGGCATCTACCGGCCCACAAAAGGCTCCGTGCAATTCGACGGGCAGGAGATCACCGGCAAGAAACCCAACGAGACCGCTGCCATGGGGCTGGCCCGTACCTTCCAGGAGATGAAGCTGTGGCGCCACATGACCGTGCTCGAGCATATCAAGATGGCTCGCTACTCAAAGCTTTCCTATGGCCTTCTGGGCGCGTTTCTGGACACGCCCCGGCGCCGGCGCGAAGAGCGCGAGGCCACGGAACTGTCCATGGAGTACCTCAAGATGTTTGCCGTGGACCAGTTCGCCGATCAGCTGGTGGTCAATCTGCCCTATGGGGCCCAGCGCCGGGTGGAGATGGCCCGCGCCATGGTCATCGAACCCAAGGTGTTGCTTCTGGACGAGCCCACCGTGGGCATGACCCCGGACGAGATGATGGCCATGATCGAGGTGGTCAGAAAGGCTCACGAACGGTTCAACCTGGCCATTTTTCTGATCGAACACCGCCTCAAGGTGGTCCACGAGCTGTGCCAGCACGTTCAGGCCCTGGTGTTCGGCCGGGTGCTCGTGGAGGGCACCCCGGCGGACGTCCAAAACCATCCCAAGGTTATCGAGGCATACATCGGCGAACAGGAGGTGGAATTCTGA
- a CDS encoding branched-chain amino acid ABC transporter permease: protein MDQTATLHPTEGMFLRIGHFFKPVPLMGYLAGFLVCVLWEQMAGDGLSAILGLPKMPVLFGILTIFKVVAGVVNLLIKGDAFDWATLVQIPTALVYLTVIYLVPLTLVCRLSVKPANALARFLQGFPLIVTALVQLGLMYAVLHIWAGVSDYRLITLKLTLIAVLFTLSLNIINGYMGEFSCSHPGFMAIGAYMTSLFTVGLFTSDKVLGDAVFSVGAAYLSFPLALIFGGIMAALGALIVAIPSFKTRGDYLAIISLAFLFIVKSFFENMQSLGGSRGIGGQPNWATLPVIFITVAFGVWTINNFVTSTMGKALNAVRDDETAAEAMTVDTRKTKMAAFLFGAFWAGVAGGLLAHVLRYVNPAMFSVQKLAEVLAMVYFGGLNSVYGSIVGAVSISLLGEALRPLEILKWIVIPLLLILVMVYRPTGLIAFKEFDVRQVFGPKEVD, encoded by the coding sequence ATGGATCAAACAGCTACCCTGCATCCGACCGAAGGCATGTTTTTGCGCATCGGTCATTTTTTCAAACCCGTGCCGCTCATGGGCTACCTGGCCGGTTTCCTGGTCTGCGTCCTCTGGGAACAGATGGCCGGTGACGGGCTCTCCGCCATCCTGGGCCTGCCCAAAATGCCGGTGCTCTTCGGCATTCTGACGATCTTCAAGGTGGTGGCCGGCGTCGTCAATCTGCTCATCAAGGGGGATGCCTTTGACTGGGCCACCCTCGTGCAGATTCCCACTGCGCTCGTTTATCTGACGGTCATCTACCTGGTACCGCTGACGCTGGTCTGCCGGCTGTCGGTCAAACCGGCCAACGCCCTGGCGCGTTTCCTCCAGGGGTTTCCGCTGATTGTCACCGCGCTGGTCCAGCTGGGCCTGATGTACGCGGTGCTGCACATCTGGGCCGGGGTGAGCGACTACCGGCTGATCACCCTCAAACTGACCCTGATCGCCGTACTGTTTACCCTGAGCCTGAATATCATCAACGGATACATGGGCGAATTCTCCTGCTCCCACCCGGGTTTCATGGCCATTGGCGCCTACATGACCAGCCTCTTCACCGTGGGCCTGTTTACCAGTGACAAGGTGCTGGGCGATGCGGTCTTCAGCGTGGGTGCCGCCTATCTGTCGTTTCCGCTGGCCTTGATTTTCGGCGGCATCATGGCCGCCCTGGGCGCCCTGATCGTCGCCATTCCTTCGTTCAAAACCCGGGGAGACTACCTGGCCATCATCAGCCTGGCTTTTCTCTTCATCGTGAAGAGTTTCTTCGAGAACATGCAGTCCCTGGGCGGATCCCGCGGAATCGGCGGCCAGCCGAACTGGGCCACCTTGCCGGTCATTTTTATCACCGTGGCTTTCGGCGTCTGGACGATCAACAATTTTGTCACCTCCACCATGGGCAAGGCCCTCAACGCGGTACGCGACGACGAAACCGCCGCCGAGGCCATGACCGTGGACACGCGCAAGACCAAGATGGCGGCCTTTCTGTTCGGCGCCTTCTGGGCCGGCGTGGCCGGCGGCCTGCTGGCCCATGTGCTGCGCTACGTCAACCCGGCCATGTTCAGCGTACAGAAACTGGCCGAGGTGCTGGCCATGGTCTATTTCGGCGGCCTCAATTCGGTTTACGGATCCATTGTGGGGGCGGTCTCGATCAGTCTGCTGGGCGAGGCCCTGCGGCCCCTGGAAATCCTCAAGTGGATCGTCATTCCGCTGCTGCTCATTCTGGTGATGGTCTACCGGCCCACCGGTCTCATCGCGTTCAAGGAATTCGATGTCCGCCAGGTGTTCGGGCCCAAGGAGGTGGACTGA
- the holA gene encoding DNA polymerase III subunit delta: MPTIAYHDFADYLNRATAAEWPAVTLVCGEEMLCKKAFDGVLDRLLPEAQRTMALERFDGGEDNLAGVLSSLNTYALLTSSKVVVLQDARLFYSAKAQQALREKMTQAARSGEMKKASRPFLNLLALCGLTFDDLKTATARRKVVDDEAGEAPPWLVQLIDYCRENSLRIPDKKDDADLLKTAMQKGFPDGHRLVITTDFVDRRKALFKAIDETGLVVDCAVPKGETRADRMAQDQVMQTAIAEALHPAEKRMAGDARQRLIQWTGFDLRTLSGNLEKLINFVGDRQTITDADVTAVLQRTRKDPIFEFTSAIADKDLSASLFYLHSLLEEGMHPLQLLAAAANQIRRLLLARDFVERDQGRTWNDKMSFPQFKGAAFKAVQADDAAFASLIDGWAATLNPPAEGKKRKSTATSDLVLAKNPKSPFPVFQTLKKASRFSLPALKAAMVDLSVTDRRMKSTGQNPRTLLEAFLLRFCR, encoded by the coding sequence ATGCCCACCATCGCCTACCATGATTTTGCCGATTACCTGAACCGGGCCACGGCTGCCGAGTGGCCGGCGGTAACGCTGGTCTGCGGTGAGGAGATGCTGTGCAAAAAGGCCTTTGACGGGGTGCTGGACCGGCTGCTTCCCGAAGCGCAGCGCACCATGGCCCTGGAACGCTTCGACGGTGGTGAGGATAACCTTGCCGGTGTCCTTTCCAGCCTGAATACCTACGCCCTGCTGACCAGCAGCAAGGTGGTGGTGCTGCAAGACGCCCGGCTGTTTTACTCGGCCAAGGCCCAGCAGGCACTGCGCGAGAAGATGACCCAGGCGGCCCGCAGCGGCGAAATGAAAAAGGCGTCGCGGCCTTTTCTGAACCTCCTGGCCCTTTGCGGGCTGACTTTCGACGACCTAAAAACCGCCACCGCCCGCAGGAAAGTGGTCGACGATGAGGCCGGCGAGGCGCCACCCTGGCTGGTTCAGCTGATCGACTACTGCCGTGAAAACAGTCTGCGCATCCCGGACAAAAAGGATGATGCCGATTTGCTTAAAACGGCCATGCAGAAAGGGTTTCCCGACGGCCACCGGCTGGTGATCACCACCGATTTCGTGGATCGCCGCAAGGCGTTGTTCAAAGCCATCGACGAAACCGGCCTGGTGGTGGACTGTGCGGTCCCCAAAGGAGAAACGCGCGCCGACCGTATGGCCCAGGACCAGGTGATGCAGACGGCCATCGCCGAGGCCCTCCATCCGGCGGAAAAGCGGATGGCCGGCGATGCCCGTCAACGCCTGATCCAATGGACCGGGTTTGACCTGCGCACCCTTTCCGGAAACCTGGAAAAACTGATCAATTTTGTCGGCGACCGCCAGACCATCACGGATGCCGACGTGACCGCCGTGCTCCAGCGCACGCGCAAAGACCCCATCTTCGAATTCACCAGCGCCATTGCCGACAAGGATCTGTCGGCCAGCCTCTTCTACCTGCACAGCCTGCTGGAAGAGGGCATGCATCCCCTGCAACTGCTGGCCGCGGCGGCCAACCAGATCCGCCGGCTGCTGCTGGCCAGGGATTTTGTCGAACGCGACCAGGGACGCACCTGGAACGACAAGATGTCTTTTCCGCAATTCAAAGGGGCCGCGTTCAAGGCGGTTCAGGCCGATGATGCGGCTTTTGCGTCACTGATCGACGGATGGGCGGCAACGCTCAATCCCCCGGCAGAAGGCAAAAAACGCAAAAGCACCGCCACCAGCGACCTGGTGCTGGCGAAAAACCCCAAAAGCCCGTTCCCTGTTTTTCAAACCCTGAAAAAAGCGAGCCGATTTTCGCTGCCGGCCCTCAAGGCCGCCATGGTCGATTTGAGCGTGACCGACCGGCGCATGAAATCCACTGGACAGAACCCACGCACCCTGTTGGAGGCGTTTCTGCTCCGCTTTTGTCGTTGA
- a CDS encoding M23 family metallopeptidase: protein MATYFQRLFLCAMTIGKKISFIILSHGGNRIKQLSVPVSMFLLLALVSICSVTILGFVLLDYHGLRQQVAETGRMAQRMVDQQNEITQQRLQIQSFAREIDTLKESLVRLNRFEEKIRVIANLDPMAEDDNLFGVGGATPEDLDPQLELSQGHEDLMRDMHAQINELDSASHRQQSSFGLLLKKLEGRNNLLASTPAIRPTSGWVTSRFGYRTSPFTGRKELHKGMDIANRKGTAIMATADGVVSFVGNKSSMGKMVVIDHGHGMVTRYAHLSKTLKKSGERVKRGDIIAQMGSSGRSTGPHLHYEVQLNGVPVNPAKYILN, encoded by the coding sequence TTGGCAACCTATTTTCAGCGTCTTTTTCTGTGCGCGATGACTATCGGGAAGAAAATATCCTTCATTATTCTGAGTCACGGCGGGAACCGGATCAAACAGCTGTCCGTTCCCGTTTCCATGTTTCTCCTTCTGGCGCTCGTGTCCATCTGCAGTGTAACCATTCTGGGATTTGTTCTGTTGGATTACCACGGTCTTCGTCAACAGGTGGCGGAAACGGGCCGGATGGCGCAACGGATGGTCGACCAGCAGAATGAAATCACCCAGCAGCGGCTGCAGATTCAATCCTTTGCCCGGGAGATCGACACCCTCAAGGAAAGCCTGGTCCGCTTGAACCGGTTTGAGGAAAAAATCCGCGTCATCGCCAACCTGGATCCCATGGCGGAGGATGACAACCTTTTCGGTGTCGGCGGCGCAACGCCCGAGGATCTGGACCCTCAGCTCGAATTGAGCCAGGGGCACGAGGATTTGATGCGTGACATGCATGCGCAGATCAACGAGTTGGATTCGGCATCACACCGCCAGCAAAGCAGCTTTGGCCTGTTGCTGAAAAAACTGGAGGGGCGTAACAATCTGCTGGCCTCGACGCCGGCCATCCGCCCCACCAGCGGGTGGGTGACCTCACGCTTCGGTTACCGCACGTCACCGTTTACCGGTCGCAAGGAGCTGCACAAGGGGATGGATATCGCCAATCGCAAAGGCACGGCCATCATGGCTACCGCCGACGGGGTGGTCTCTTTTGTCGGCAATAAAAGCAGTATGGGCAAGATGGTCGTCATCGACCATGGCCATGGCATGGTCACCCGTTATGCCCATTTGAGCAAGACACTGAAAAAATCCGGTGAGCGGGTCAAACGCGGTGATATCATTGCCCAGATGGGGAGTAGCGGACGCAGTACCGGGCCTCACCTGCACTATGAGGTTCAACTCAACGGTGTTCCTGTCAATCCCGCAAAATATATCCTTAACTGA
- the argC gene encoding N-acetyl-gamma-glutamyl-phosphate reductase, translating into MIRAAVVGANGYAGAELVRILSGHPDVELTAITSRQYAGNAFDSIYPALSTVIDLNFIDNDTETISKAADVVFLALPHKASMGMAPALLDAGLRVVDLSADFRFHNQAAYEAHYQPHSCADRLPQAVYGLCEVYGQQVAGADLIGNPGCYPTSVLLPLLPVVKAGLIDPATIIADCKSGVSGAGRGATATTHFCHVNESFKPYKVGGHRHTPEIEEKLSDCAGKPVRITFTPHLVPMTRGMQSSIYATLAPGVDAAQVRSCLEAAYAGRPFVRLLPDGRWPDTLNVKGTNFCDIGWAVDPGTGRLILLSAIDNLVKGAAGQAVQNMNLMVGLTETVGLDAVPFPL; encoded by the coding sequence ATGATCCGAGCCGCCGTCGTCGGTGCCAACGGTTACGCCGGGGCCGAACTGGTCCGCATTCTGTCCGGTCACCCGGATGTTGAGTTGACCGCGATTACCTCACGTCAATATGCCGGAAACGCGTTTGACAGCATCTATCCCGCCCTGAGCACCGTTATCGATCTGAATTTCATCGATAACGATACCGAAACGATCTCAAAGGCAGCGGATGTGGTCTTCCTGGCCCTGCCGCATAAGGCGTCCATGGGCATGGCCCCCGCCCTGCTGGACGCCGGGCTCCGGGTGGTGGATCTGTCCGCCGATTTTCGCTTCCATAATCAGGCGGCCTACGAGGCCCACTACCAGCCCCACAGCTGCGCCGACCGATTGCCACAGGCGGTTTACGGGTTGTGTGAGGTGTACGGGCAGCAGGTGGCCGGTGCGGACCTGATCGGCAACCCGGGCTGCTATCCCACCAGCGTGCTGCTGCCGCTCCTGCCCGTGGTCAAGGCCGGGTTGATCGATCCGGCTACGATCATTGCCGACTGCAAATCCGGCGTCAGCGGTGCCGGCCGGGGGGCTACCGCCACGACCCACTTCTGCCATGTCAACGAGTCCTTTAAACCCTATAAGGTGGGCGGCCACCGCCATACGCCGGAGATAGAGGAAAAACTGTCCGACTGTGCCGGTAAGCCGGTTCGGATCACCTTCACCCCCCACCTGGTCCCCATGACCCGCGGCATGCAAAGCTCTATTTATGCGACGCTTGCGCCTGGGGTGGATGCGGCACAGGTGAGGTCCTGCCTGGAGGCCGCCTATGCCGGCAGGCCCTTTGTGCGACTGTTGCCCGACGGCCGCTGGCCCGACACCTTGAATGTCAAGGGAACCAATTTCTGTGATATCGGCTGGGCGGTGGATCCGGGTACCGGCCGGCTGATCCTGCTTTCGGCCATCGACAACCTGGTCAAGGGAGCCGCCGGGCAGGCGGTACAAAACATGAACCTGATGGTTGGTCTGACCGAAACCGTTGGCCTGGATGCGGTTCCTTTTCCATTGTAA
- the folD gene encoding bifunctional methylenetetrahydrofolate dehydrogenase/methenyltetrahydrofolate cyclohydrolase FolD: protein MTATLIKGTEIREQILEEITTEVNQIKEKHGVVPGLVTILVGENPASISYVTLKIKTAHRVGFKEVQDSQPVDISEEDLLALIDKYNKDDSINGILVQLPLPKHIDEKKVLNAIDPDKDVDGFHPVNVGRLMIGGKEVKFPPCTPFGIQEMIVRAGVETSGAEVVVVGRSNIVGKPIANMMVQKGPGANSTVTIVHTRTKDLAAHCKRADILIVAAGVPDLVKPEWIKPGACVIDVGVNRVGEKISEKTGKKIAILKGDVDFDAAKEIAGYITPVPGGVGPMTITMLMLNTLKSLKFKLGIA, encoded by the coding sequence ATGACAGCAACGCTTATCAAGGGTACCGAGATCCGCGAGCAGATCCTCGAAGAAATTACCACAGAGGTTAACCAGATCAAGGAAAAGCATGGCGTGGTTCCCGGGCTGGTCACCATCCTCGTGGGCGAGAACCCCGCGTCCATTTCCTACGTGACCCTCAAGATCAAGACCGCTCATCGCGTTGGCTTTAAAGAGGTACAGGACAGCCAGCCAGTGGATATTTCCGAGGAGGACCTGCTGGCACTGATCGACAAATACAACAAGGATGACAGCATCAACGGTATTCTGGTCCAGTTGCCGCTGCCCAAGCATATTGATGAGAAAAAAGTGCTCAATGCCATCGATCCGGACAAGGATGTCGACGGCTTTCATCCGGTCAACGTGGGCCGGTTGATGATCGGCGGCAAGGAAGTCAAGTTCCCGCCGTGTACGCCTTTCGGTATTCAGGAGATGATCGTCCGTGCCGGTGTCGAAACCAGCGGCGCCGAGGTGGTTGTTGTGGGTCGCTCCAACATCGTTGGCAAGCCCATCGCCAACATGATGGTCCAGAAAGGCCCCGGTGCCAACAGCACCGTGACCATCGTGCACACCCGCACCAAGGACCTGGCCGCCCACTGCAAACGGGCCGACATTCTGATCGTTGCCGCCGGCGTACCCGACCTGGTGAAGCCGGAGTGGATCAAACCGGGCGCTTGTGTCATTGACGTCGGTGTTAACCGGGTCGGCGAAAAAATCAGCGAAAAGACCGGCAAGAAAATTGCCATCCTCAAAGGCGATGTGGACTTCGACGCCGCCAAGGAGATCGCCGGTTACATCACCCCGGTTCCCGGTGGCGTCGGCCCCATGACCATCACCATGCTGATGCTCAACACCCTGAAGTCACTCAAGTTCAAACTGGGCATCGCCTAG
- the lspA gene encoding signal peptidase II: protein MNNNSAKMAARSGNASGRSTKQSDGRPRLPSLGARAFVMTAALVVILDQITKLLVLGGVPLYHRIRVIPGFFDLTHIRNPGGAFGFMAAGSPGLRNLLFIGVSAIAMGMIVYFYRMTPRTHAWLASALAMIFGGAVGNLIDRLRFGEVIDFLDLYVGAYHWPAFNVADSAITIGITIFIAHVVLGKMPE from the coding sequence ATGAACAATAACAGCGCAAAAATGGCGGCCCGATCCGGTAACGCGTCGGGCCGCTCGACAAAGCAGAGCGACGGCCGGCCCCGTTTGCCTTCCCTGGGGGCGCGGGCGTTCGTCATGACTGCCGCTCTGGTGGTGATCCTGGATCAGATCACCAAGCTGCTGGTGCTCGGCGGGGTGCCGTTGTATCACCGCATCCGCGTGATCCCCGGATTCTTCGACCTGACCCATATCCGCAATCCCGGCGGCGCTTTCGGCTTCATGGCCGCCGGCAGCCCGGGGCTTCGCAACCTGCTTTTTATCGGGGTCTCGGCCATCGCCATGGGGATGATCGTCTACTTCTACCGCATGACCCCCAGAACCCATGCCTGGCTGGCATCGGCCCTGGCCATGATTTTCGGCGGTGCCGTGGGCAACCTCATCGACCGTCTGCGGTTCGGCGAAGTGATCGATTTTCTCGACCTCTACGTGGGCGCCTACCACTGGCCGGCGTTCAACGTGGCCGACAGCGCCATCACCATCGGGATTACCATCTTCATCGCCCATGTGGTGCTGGGGAAGATGCCGGAATAG
- a CDS encoding ABC transporter substrate-binding protein produces the protein MRKFSVGLVLFLAAAMVFTFAAIDADAADTIKIGFNIPLTGDNPDVGASSKNSAEMYLKKKPKIEVGGKSYDLTFIFDDNEYKAESAVKVSTKLITEEGVLGIIGPQSSSQAVPAGDVANNYATPMISPWSTNPNTTLDRPYVFRGCFLDPFQGPVSANFATDELSAKKAAVIYDIAADYPKGLAEFFKAAFEGIHGPGSVVAFESFTTGDKDFSAQMTNIMMSGADVVFVPQYYSEVPLIVRAAKEMGWTKPILGSDSWGSGDLMGLCGDDCKGYYFSTHYAAAGAKGETKAFIDEYTATYGKTPDDVAALTWDALGLMIQAIKNTGGLSGDIKADRTKVKDALASIQNFPGITGGMTFTADGDPKKCAVVVKINDAGQFEFFKSVCPK, from the coding sequence ATGCGTAAATTTTCAGTTGGTCTCGTGTTATTTCTGGCGGCGGCAATGGTGTTCACCTTTGCGGCGATCGATGCCGACGCAGCGGACACCATCAAGATCGGATTCAACATCCCCCTGACCGGCGACAATCCCGACGTGGGGGCCTCATCCAAGAACTCTGCGGAAATGTATCTGAAAAAAAAACCCAAAATCGAGGTGGGTGGGAAATCCTACGACTTAACGTTCATTTTCGATGATAACGAATACAAGGCCGAATCCGCCGTCAAGGTGAGTACCAAACTGATTACCGAAGAAGGGGTGCTGGGCATTATCGGGCCGCAGTCCTCAAGCCAGGCCGTGCCGGCCGGCGATGTGGCCAACAACTATGCCACGCCCATGATCAGCCCCTGGTCCACCAACCCCAACACCACCCTGGATCGCCCCTATGTCTTTCGCGGCTGTTTCCTGGATCCTTTCCAGGGACCGGTGTCGGCCAATTTCGCCACCGATGAACTCAGCGCAAAAAAGGCGGCCGTGATCTACGATATCGCCGCCGACTATCCCAAAGGGCTGGCCGAATTCTTCAAGGCAGCGTTTGAAGGGATCCACGGCCCCGGTTCGGTCGTGGCCTTTGAGAGTTTTACCACCGGCGACAAGGACTTCTCCGCCCAAATGACCAATATCATGATGTCCGGCGCCGATGTGGTCTTCGTTCCCCAGTATTACAGCGAAGTTCCCCTGATCGTTCGCGCAGCCAAGGAGATGGGCTGGACCAAACCGATCCTCGGCTCCGACAGCTGGGGCAGCGGCGATCTGATGGGCCTGTGCGGGGATGACTGCAAGGGCTACTACTTCTCGACCCACTACGCTGCGGCCGGCGCAAAAGGTGAGACCAAGGCATTTATCGACGAGTACACCGCCACCTACGGCAAAACCCCCGACGATGTCGCCGCCCTCACCTGGGACGCCCTGGGACTGATGATCCAGGCCATCAAAAACACCGGCGGCCTTTCGGGCGACATCAAAGCCGACCGCACCAAAGTCAAGGATGCCCTGGCTTCCATCCAGAATTTTCCGGGGATTACCGGCGGCATGACCTTCACCGCCGACGGTGACCCCAAAAAATGTGCCGTGGTGGTCAAGATCAACGACGCGGGCCAGTTTGAATTCTTCAAGTCGGTCTGTCCCAAATAA